The following coding sequences lie in one Marinobacter antarcticus genomic window:
- the recJ gene encoding single-stranded-DNA-specific exonuclease RecJ, which translates to MAPKKILRRPQPGTVSAWGQDLPPLLRRLYAARGVTSNEQLSYTLRHLASPFTLRGIDRAVELLADAIARNQRVLILGDFDADGATSTAVAMLGLSMLGLQSIDFRVPSRFADGYGLTPGIIDRLVEEGELPDLMVTVDNGISAIDGVKAARDLGIKVVVTDHHLAGEVLPDADAIVNPNQPGCAFLSKNAAGVGVMFYVLTALRKKLREAGRLPQPEPNLGNLLDLVALGTVADVVPLDHNNRIFVEQGLRRIRQGEARPGILALLEVAGREHANISSTDLGFVVGPRLNAAGRLDDMSVGIACLLTDSRDEARRLARELDTFNRERRTIEKDMKTQAQDLLASMSLDLDGLPWGLALFDEDWHQGVIGILAARIREQTHRPTIAFAPDENGVDVKGSARSIPGLHIRDVLAAVDSRHPGVMKKYGGHAMAAGMTLARGDFGVFAEAFDRAVRDILTAADLEAVITTDGPLSSDELSLETAALLKRAGPWGQHFPEPLFDGEFRVISQRIVGENHLKLVLQPVDGSGIIDAIAFNTGPEVPDYTRTGARVVYKPDANTFRGRTNLQLLVEYLEPVS; encoded by the coding sequence ATGGCACCAAAAAAGATCCTGCGTCGCCCTCAGCCGGGCACCGTTTCGGCTTGGGGGCAAGACCTGCCCCCCTTGCTCCGGCGCCTTTACGCTGCCCGCGGCGTTACTTCCAACGAGCAGCTGAGTTACACCCTCAGGCATCTGGCCTCACCCTTCACGTTGCGGGGCATTGACCGCGCGGTCGAATTGCTCGCGGATGCCATCGCCCGGAATCAACGGGTACTTATACTCGGGGATTTCGATGCTGACGGCGCGACCAGCACCGCTGTTGCGATGCTTGGGCTTTCCATGCTCGGGCTACAGAGTATTGATTTCCGGGTGCCCAGCCGCTTTGCGGATGGCTACGGGCTGACCCCCGGGATCATTGATCGCCTGGTGGAGGAAGGTGAGCTGCCGGATCTTATGGTCACGGTGGATAACGGCATCTCTGCCATCGACGGCGTGAAGGCAGCACGGGACCTGGGCATCAAGGTGGTGGTTACGGATCACCATCTGGCCGGCGAGGTGCTGCCGGATGCCGATGCGATCGTAAACCCGAACCAGCCCGGCTGTGCTTTCCTTAGCAAAAACGCCGCTGGCGTAGGCGTTATGTTCTATGTGCTCACGGCACTGCGCAAGAAGCTCCGGGAGGCCGGCAGGTTGCCGCAGCCGGAGCCCAACCTGGGTAACCTGCTGGATCTGGTGGCATTGGGCACGGTCGCTGATGTCGTGCCGCTGGATCATAATAACCGTATTTTTGTTGAGCAGGGCCTGCGGCGCATTCGGCAGGGTGAAGCCCGACCCGGAATTCTTGCGCTACTGGAAGTTGCCGGCCGGGAACACGCAAACATTAGCTCAACCGATCTCGGGTTCGTGGTTGGCCCGCGCCTCAATGCCGCTGGCCGGCTGGACGATATGAGCGTTGGTATCGCCTGCCTGCTGACAGACAGTCGTGATGAAGCTCGACGCCTTGCTCGCGAACTGGATACGTTTAATCGGGAACGGCGCACTATCGAAAAGGATATGAAAACCCAGGCGCAGGATTTGCTTGCCTCTATGTCTCTGGATCTGGACGGGCTGCCATGGGGATTGGCTTTGTTTGATGAGGACTGGCATCAGGGTGTGATCGGTATCCTCGCGGCCCGCATCCGCGAACAGACTCATAGGCCGACGATCGCTTTCGCGCCGGATGAAAACGGCGTGGACGTAAAGGGTTCTGCCCGCTCAATTCCAGGGCTTCATATCCGCGATGTGCTGGCGGCTGTGGACTCCCGTCATCCCGGGGTGATGAAAAAATACGGCGGCCACGCCATGGCGGCCGGCATGACGCTGGCTCGCGGCGATTTTGGTGTCTTTGCGGAAGCGTTCGATAGAGCTGTGCGAGATATCCTGACTGCCGCGGATCTTGAGGCAGTCATCACTACCGACGGTCCGCTGAGTTCTGATGAGCTGTCGCTGGAAACGGCCGCTCTGCTGAAGCGTGCAGGCCCTTGGGGGCAGCATTTCCCGGAGCCTTTGTTTGACGGAGAGTTTCGTGTGATCAGTCAGCGTATTGTTGGAGAAAATCATTTGAAGCTGGTTTTGCAGCCGGTGGATGGCAGCGGCATTATTGACGCTATTGCGTTCAATACCGGGCCGGAGGTTCCTGACTATACGCGCACGGGTGCACGGGTGGTTTATAAACCAGATGCCAACACCTTTCGTGGCCGAACAAATCTTCAGCTTTTAGTAGAGTATCTGGAGCCGGTTTCCTAA
- the prfB gene encoding peptide chain release factor 2 (programmed frameshift) translates to MEINPIVTKIKELRERTEALRGYLDYDQRSERLVEVEREMELPTVWEDPDRAQALGKERSDLDLIISTIDNLTTGLSDAESLLEMAVDEDDAGTVTEIESDLEALDAELEKLEFRRMFSGEMDANSAYLDIQAGSGGTEAQDWANMLLRMYLRWAERRGFKAEIVELQEGDVAGIKSVTIHIQGEFAFGWLRTETGVHRLVRKSPFDSGNRRHTSFSSVFVSPEVDDSFEIEINPADLRVDVYRASGAGGQHVNRTESAVRLTHNPTGVVVACQAGRSQHQNKDQAMKQLKAKLYEREMQARNAEKQKAEDAKSDIGWGSQIRSYVLDDSRVKDLRTKVETSNTQAVLDGDIDKFIEASLKMAL, encoded by the exons ATGGAAATTAATCCCATTGTGACGAAGATTAAAGAGCTTCGTGAGCGTACTGAAGCGCTCAGGGGGTATCTT GACTACGATCAGCGTAGTGAACGGCTGGTCGAAGTAGAACGAGAGATGGAGCTGCCCACGGTGTGGGAAGATCCTGATCGTGCTCAGGCGTTGGGCAAAGAGCGCTCCGATCTTGATCTTATTATTAGTACGATCGACAACCTCACAACCGGCCTGTCCGATGCGGAGAGTCTGCTGGAAATGGCTGTTGATGAAGATGACGCAGGCACAGTGACCGAGATTGAGTCGGATCTTGAAGCTCTTGATGCAGAGCTTGAGAAGCTCGAGTTTCGCCGTATGTTTTCCGGTGAGATGGATGCCAACAGTGCCTATCTGGATATCCAGGCGGGGTCTGGTGGTACTGAAGCTCAGGACTGGGCCAATATGCTTTTGCGTATGTACTTGCGCTGGGCTGAGCGTCGCGGTTTCAAAGCCGAGATTGTGGAACTGCAGGAAGGTGATGTGGCCGGTATCAAGAGTGTCACCATTCACATTCAGGGTGAGTTTGCGTTCGGTTGGTTGCGCACGGAAACCGGCGTTCATCGTCTGGTTCGTAAGTCGCCGTTCGACTCTGGTAACCGCCGCCATACTTCTTTCTCTTCGGTGTTTGTATCGCCGGAAGTGGATGACAGTTTCGAGATTGAAATCAACCCGGCAGATTTGCGGGTGGATGTTTACCGTGCCTCCGGCGCCGGTGGCCAGCACGTTAACCGGACGGAATCTGCGGTGCGTCTGACTCATAATCCGACGGGTGTTGTTGTGGCCTGTCAGGCCGGTCGAAGCCAGCATCAGAACAAAGATCAGGCCATGAAGCAGCTCAAGGCCAAGCTTTATGAGCGTGAGATGCAGGCGCGTAACGCCGAGAAGCAGAAAGCCGAAGACGCAAAATCCGATATTGGTTGGGGCAGCCAGATTCGCTCCTACGTGCTGGATGACAGTCGAGTCAAGGACTTGCGTACCAAGGTTGAAACCAGCAACACTCAGGCGGTGTTGGATGGTGATATTGATAAGTTTATTGAAGCCAGCCTGAAGATGGCGCTTTAA
- the lysS gene encoding lysine--tRNA ligase — translation MTEHTKNAPQEDNRLIAERRAKLAELRESGNPFPNDFRRNATAAELQAKYGDKSKEELESMGIKVAIAGRMMLDRKAFKVVQDMTGRMQIYATKDVQKDTKQWDLGDIVGVRGMLTKSGKGDLYVTMDEYVLLTKSLRPLPEKHKGLTDTESRYRHRYVDLMVNEDSRRVFLARSKIITAMRQFFADRDFMEVETPMLQVIPGGATARPFMTHHNALGIDMYLRIAPELYLKRLVVGGFERVFEINRNFRNEGLSTRHNPEFTMVEFYQAYADYNDLMDLTEDMLRAIAEQVLGATTVVNTRILADGSEESIEYDFGKPFERMTVVDAILRFSPDVTAEQLEDEASARQLAKDLRIHLKDGWGLGKVQIEIFEATAEHRLMQPTFITEYPKEVSPLARCKDSNPFVTERFEFFVGGREIANGFSELNDAEDQAERFQAQVAEKDAGDDEAMFYDEDYVMALEYGLPPTAGEGIGIDRLAMLLTNSQSIRDVILFPAMRPEHKAESSNNESI, via the coding sequence ATGACAGAACACACCAAGAATGCACCGCAAGAGGACAACAGGCTGATCGCTGAGCGCCGCGCCAAATTGGCTGAGTTGCGTGAAAGTGGCAATCCGTTCCCAAATGATTTCCGCCGCAATGCCACCGCTGCCGAACTGCAGGCGAAATACGGTGACAAGAGTAAGGAAGAGCTGGAATCCATGGGTATCAAGGTTGCGATCGCTGGCCGTATGATGCTTGACCGCAAAGCATTCAAAGTGGTTCAGGACATGACCGGCCGTATGCAGATCTATGCGACCAAAGATGTGCAAAAAGACACCAAACAATGGGATCTCGGGGATATTGTTGGTGTGCGGGGAATGCTGACGAAATCCGGTAAGGGCGACCTTTATGTGACCATGGACGAGTACGTGCTGCTCACCAAGTCGCTGCGTCCGCTGCCGGAGAAACACAAAGGCCTGACTGATACCGAATCGCGCTATCGTCACCGCTATGTGGATCTGATGGTTAACGAAGACAGCCGCCGGGTATTTCTTGCGCGCTCGAAAATCATTACCGCCATGCGTCAGTTTTTTGCCGATCGCGATTTCATGGAGGTGGAAACCCCCATGTTGCAGGTAATTCCCGGAGGTGCAACCGCTCGGCCGTTTATGACCCACCATAACGCTCTGGGTATTGATATGTATCTGCGCATCGCGCCGGAACTGTATCTGAAGCGACTGGTTGTGGGTGGCTTTGAGCGGGTGTTCGAGATTAACCGTAATTTCCGGAATGAGGGGCTTTCCACCCGCCATAACCCGGAATTTACCATGGTGGAATTCTATCAGGCGTATGCCGATTACAATGACCTGATGGATCTCACAGAGGACATGCTGCGCGCTATTGCGGAGCAGGTGCTGGGTGCCACCACCGTGGTGAATACTCGCATTTTGGCTGATGGCAGTGAAGAGTCTATCGAGTACGACTTCGGCAAGCCCTTTGAGCGTATGACGGTTGTGGACGCGATCCTCCGATTCTCTCCGGATGTGACTGCGGAGCAGCTGGAAGATGAAGCATCGGCGCGGCAGTTGGCAAAAGATCTGCGCATTCACCTGAAAGATGGCTGGGGTCTGGGCAAGGTGCAGATCGAGATCTTTGAGGCGACGGCAGAGCACCGCCTGATGCAGCCTACGTTCATCACCGAATATCCGAAAGAAGTGTCGCCGCTGGCACGTTGCAAGGACAGCAACCCGTTTGTTACCGAGCGCTTTGAGTTTTTTGTGGGTGGCCGCGAGATTGCCAACGGATTTTCCGAGCTCAACGATGCGGAAGACCAGGCGGAGCGATTCCAGGCTCAGGTCGCCGAGAAAGACGCCGGTGATGACGAGGCCATGTTCTACGACGAAGACTATGTGATGGCACTGGAATACGGCTTGCCACCCACGGCGGGCGAGGGTATTGGTATTGATCGGCTGGCAATGCTCCTGACCAATTCGCAGTCCATTCGCGACGTTATTCTGTTCCCGGCCATGCGCCCGGAGCACAAAGCCGAGAGCTCGAACAACGAGAGCATCTAA
- the ung gene encoding uracil-DNA glycosylase: MHPVEALASHLSPGRGWKEHLADEFSQPYMQALAEFLAAEENAGKILFPDSSHCFNALNSTPLDQVRVVILGQDPYHGPGQAHGLCFSVRPDVPVPPSLVNMFKEIQSDLGVAPPDHGCLQPWAEQGILLLNSVLTVVQGQAGAHQGKGWETFTDRVIETVNREREGVVFLLWGNYARKKGQHIDRSRHLVLEGPHPSPLSAYRGFFGCKHFSRANEWLREQGQKPVSWELPSKADLSIGY, from the coding sequence ATGCATCCGGTCGAGGCACTGGCAAGTCATCTCAGCCCCGGTCGGGGCTGGAAAGAACACCTCGCGGATGAATTCAGTCAGCCCTATATGCAGGCGTTGGCTGAATTTTTGGCTGCTGAAGAAAACGCCGGAAAAATTCTCTTTCCGGACAGTTCACACTGCTTCAATGCCCTGAACAGCACTCCGTTGGATCAGGTGCGCGTTGTCATTCTCGGTCAGGATCCCTATCACGGTCCCGGTCAGGCCCACGGTCTGTGCTTTTCAGTAAGGCCTGACGTTCCCGTGCCACCTTCGCTCGTTAACATGTTCAAGGAAATCCAGAGCGATCTGGGTGTTGCGCCGCCGGATCACGGCTGCCTGCAGCCTTGGGCGGAGCAGGGTATTTTGCTTCTGAACAGTGTGCTCACGGTTGTTCAGGGCCAGGCAGGCGCGCATCAGGGAAAAGGCTGGGAGACGTTTACAGACCGTGTGATCGAAACCGTGAATCGTGAACGTGAGGGCGTCGTGTTCCTGCTCTGGGGTAATTATGCCAGGAAGAAGGGGCAGCACATTGATCGCAGCCGGCACTTGGTGCTGGAGGGGCCGCACCCGTCGCCGCTCAGTGCTTATCGCGGGTTCTTTGGCTGTAAACATTTCTCCCGGGCCAATGAATGGCTCCGGGAGCAAGGGCAGAAGCCGGTAAGCTGGGAGCTGCCCTCCAAAGCAGATCTGAGCATCGGTTATTGA
- a CDS encoding HDOD domain-containing protein, with protein MSNIAEIIKADLTAAIENDKLVLPTLPEAALQVREIAESEDSAIGDLVKVISNDTALSARIIRVCNSPLFRGNRAIENLNMAVSRLGMAYTSNLAMGLAMQQMFQATSDMIDQRLRATWQTSTEVAGVCHVLAQHYTKLKPDQATLAGLVHLIGVLPILRYVEDEDVQISSIMLDNVIEELHPRIGAAILKKWDFPKDLQNVPLEYANFQREAPSADYADLVMVANLQLVAGSEHRWAEMDWSAISAFDRLGIDPNIDMNEEEDLNAQMEAAMALLQ; from the coding sequence ATGTCGAATATTGCTGAAATTATAAAAGCGGATCTTACCGCCGCCATCGAAAACGATAAACTGGTACTCCCTACCCTTCCGGAAGCTGCGCTTCAGGTGCGCGAGATCGCCGAGTCCGAGGACTCAGCCATTGGCGACCTGGTCAAGGTGATCAGCAACGATACAGCTCTGTCTGCCCGCATTATCCGGGTCTGCAACAGCCCGCTTTTCCGGGGCAACCGCGCGATAGAGAACCTGAACATGGCTGTAAGCCGGCTAGGCATGGCCTACACGAGCAACCTGGCCATGGGTCTGGCAATGCAGCAGATGTTCCAGGCAACCTCCGACATGATCGACCAGCGCCTGCGCGCAACTTGGCAGACCAGCACCGAAGTGGCTGGCGTCTGCCACGTACTTGCCCAGCATTACACGAAGCTGAAGCCCGATCAGGCCACACTCGCTGGTCTGGTGCACCTGATCGGCGTGCTGCCCATTCTGCGCTACGTGGAAGATGAAGACGTGCAGATCAGCAGCATCATGCTGGACAATGTCATTGAGGAACTGCATCCGAGAATCGGTGCAGCCATTCTCAAAAAGTGGGATTTCCCGAAAGACCTGCAAAATGTCCCACTGGAATACGCGAACTTCCAGAGAGAAGCGCCTTCAGCTGACTACGCCGATCTGGTCATGGTAGCCAACCTTCAGCTGGTTGCAGGCTCTGAGCACCGCTGGGCAGAGATGGACTGGTCTGCCATCTCGGCTTTTGATCGCCTCGGTATCGACCCGAATATCGATATGAACGAAGAAGAAGACCTGAATGCCCAGATGGAAGCGGCGATGGCGCTGCTTCAATAA
- the ygfZ gene encoding CAF17-like 4Fe-4S cluster assembly/insertion protein YgfZ — translation MTGTETPVSAAPVYTSAEFPPSASGRILLTNRVLVRISGPGTDKFLQGQLSQNLDDVKAGTSPRAAGATPKGRAYCLTRLVRDGGDVLMDLPSELAEPIMTHLRKYMMLFRGTSMTAQTDGQIIGLLGTEAASSLAGEDLDRLASPGDTLALAPGFLIRIENTAEGLSRFELWQPDAGGLELDSIPVKTLADWQASEIAAGVAMLSTSTSESYVPQILNWQHLGGVNFKKGCYTGQEVIARMHFLGQLKKSLFRFHISKADSVPTPGMPIMAGERSVGEVVNAVGFNDGSCQLLAVVRHDAANGKLFADGQPDALLQLQPLPYNVTEREHRTTTDT, via the coding sequence ATGACTGGTACAGAAACACCTGTTTCAGCCGCGCCTGTTTACACTTCAGCCGAGTTTCCGCCATCGGCTTCAGGCCGCATTCTGCTGACCAATCGTGTTCTGGTTCGTATCTCCGGTCCGGGTACCGACAAGTTCCTGCAAGGCCAGTTAAGCCAGAACCTCGACGACGTCAAAGCGGGCACATCGCCCCGCGCCGCAGGTGCAACGCCAAAAGGCCGCGCATACTGCCTTACACGCCTGGTACGCGATGGGGGCGACGTTCTGATGGATCTTCCCTCCGAACTGGCAGAGCCGATCATGACTCACCTGCGCAAATACATGATGCTGTTCCGTGGCACATCCATGACGGCACAAACGGATGGGCAAATCATCGGACTGTTGGGCACTGAAGCCGCGTCAAGCCTCGCCGGAGAGGACCTGGACCGCCTGGCATCGCCTGGCGACACACTTGCACTGGCCCCAGGCTTCCTGATCCGCATCGAGAACACGGCTGAAGGGTTGTCCCGCTTTGAGCTATGGCAACCCGATGCCGGCGGTCTGGAGCTGGACAGCATTCCGGTGAAGACCCTTGCCGACTGGCAGGCATCAGAGATTGCTGCCGGCGTCGCCATGCTGAGCACATCGACCAGCGAATCCTATGTGCCACAGATACTCAACTGGCAACACCTGGGCGGCGTGAACTTCAAAAAAGGCTGCTACACCGGCCAGGAAGTGATCGCCCGGATGCACTTTCTCGGACAGCTCAAAAAAAGCCTGTTCCGCTTTCACATTTCGAAAGCAGACTCCGTACCCACACCGGGAATGCCCATCATGGCGGGCGAGCGTTCTGTGGGAGAAGTGGTCAACGCAGTCGGTTTCAATGACGGGTCCTGCCAGCTACTTGCAGTCGTCCGGCATGACGCCGCCAATGGCAAACTGTTTGCTGATGGCCAGCCAGATGCCCTTCTGCAGCTACAGCCTCTACCTTATAACGTTACAGAGCGTGAGCATCGCACAACTACTGATACATAA
- a CDS encoding FAD assembly factor SdhE, which yields MSDTQPPAENSDFNRLWWHSRRGMLELDVLLIPFLEEAYRDLDKEDQERYNKLLSCEDADMFEWFMQRSRPDDSDLQRIVDIILTRVQPD from the coding sequence ATGTCAGACACCCAACCCCCTGCGGAGAACTCGGATTTCAACCGTCTTTGGTGGCATAGCCGCCGCGGCATGCTGGAACTGGATGTCCTGCTGATTCCGTTTCTGGAAGAAGCCTACCGGGATTTGGACAAGGAAGATCAGGAACGCTACAACAAGCTTCTGAGCTGTGAAGATGCCGATATGTTCGAATGGTTCATGCAGCGCAGCCGCCCGGACGATTCGGATCTCCAGCGCATCGTTGACATCATCCTTACCCGTGTCCAACCGGATTGA
- the nadB gene encoding L-aspartate oxidase — protein sequence MPQSHEYDVLIIGSGAAGLTVALNLPEHLKVCLVSKAEISSGATLWAQGGIAAVLDDQDSTENHVQDTLAAGGGLCSEDAVRFTVEKSKESIEWLIGTGVNFTRDTDAQLHLTREGGHSHRRIIHAADATGHAVSTTLTAQAQARPNIELMSGRVAVDLITNRKLALPGNRCVGAYILNLDDNHVELFRARFTVIATGGASKAYRYTTNPDGASGDGIAMAWRAGCRVANMEFNQFHPTCLYHPHAKSFLISEAVRGEGGLLKLPDGSRFMDRFDKRGELAPRDIVARAIDHEMKRLGADHLYLDISHKPADFIRHHFPTIYEKCLAFGIDITRESIPVVPAAHYTCGGIVSDERARTDINQLYVVGEAGFTGLHGANRMASNSLLECLVYGRAAAADITRREADIPPPPEAPAWDESQVRDSDEDVVISHNWDELRHFMWDYVGIVRTTKRLQRAKHRVDLLSREIGEFYSNYRVTNDLLELRNLVTVSDLIICAALQRKESRGLHYTLDYPGLLHEARDTVLIPTTYRTPSP from the coding sequence ATGCCACAGTCCCATGAATACGATGTTCTCATTATCGGCAGCGGCGCTGCCGGCCTGACCGTTGCGCTTAATCTCCCGGAACACCTGAAGGTATGCCTTGTCAGCAAGGCAGAAATCAGCAGCGGTGCGACACTCTGGGCTCAGGGCGGCATAGCCGCCGTTCTGGACGACCAGGACTCCACCGAAAACCATGTGCAGGATACCCTTGCCGCAGGAGGCGGCCTGTGCAGCGAAGATGCCGTGCGATTTACCGTAGAGAAAAGCAAAGAAAGCATTGAATGGCTCATCGGCACCGGCGTTAATTTTACCCGGGACACCGACGCCCAGCTCCACCTCACCCGCGAGGGAGGCCACAGCCACCGGCGTATTATTCACGCCGCTGATGCCACCGGGCATGCCGTATCCACAACATTGACCGCCCAAGCCCAGGCCCGGCCCAACATTGAGCTAATGTCCGGGCGAGTCGCTGTGGACCTGATTACCAACCGCAAACTGGCTTTACCGGGCAACCGCTGCGTTGGCGCCTACATACTGAACCTTGACGATAACCATGTGGAGCTGTTCCGGGCACGATTCACCGTGATTGCGACCGGTGGTGCCTCCAAGGCGTATCGCTATACCACCAACCCTGACGGTGCATCCGGAGATGGCATTGCCATGGCCTGGCGTGCCGGCTGCCGTGTTGCCAACATGGAATTCAACCAATTCCACCCTACCTGCCTGTATCACCCTCACGCCAAGTCATTCCTGATTTCCGAAGCGGTGCGAGGTGAAGGCGGATTGCTGAAGCTGCCGGACGGCTCCCGCTTCATGGACCGCTTTGACAAACGCGGAGAACTGGCACCCCGGGACATAGTGGCCCGAGCCATCGACCACGAGATGAAGCGGCTGGGCGCAGACCATCTTTACTTGGACATAAGCCACAAACCAGCGGATTTCATCCGGCATCATTTCCCGACCATTTACGAAAAATGCCTCGCGTTTGGCATCGACATTACCCGCGAATCCATTCCCGTAGTGCCAGCAGCGCATTATACCTGCGGCGGTATTGTCAGCGATGAGCGGGCGCGAACAGACATCAACCAGCTTTACGTTGTCGGGGAAGCAGGGTTTACCGGGCTTCATGGCGCCAACCGCATGGCCAGCAACTCATTACTGGAATGCTTGGTGTATGGCCGGGCAGCTGCCGCCGACATTACGCGCCGGGAAGCTGACATCCCGCCCCCGCCTGAAGCGCCGGCCTGGGATGAAAGCCAGGTAAGAGACTCTGATGAAGACGTTGTGATTTCTCACAACTGGGACGAATTGCGTCACTTTATGTGGGATTACGTGGGCATCGTGCGCACCACGAAGCGCCTTCAGCGGGCAAAACACAGAGTCGATCTTCTATCCCGCGAAATCGGCGAGTTTTACAGCAACTATCGGGTAACCAACGATCTTCTGGAACTCAGGAACCTGGTAACCGTATCCGACCTGATTATCTGTGCAGCACTGCAACGCAAGGAAAGCCGCGGCCTGCATTACACACTGGATTATCCGGGACTGCTACATGAAGCCCGTGATACTGTACTGATACCAACAACCTACAGAACACCTTCGCCGTAA
- the rpoE gene encoding RNA polymerase sigma factor RpoE — MNHQKLVLAGKLAAKTESTGIASMAPDNDQKKTEQPDSQTDLQLVRKVRNGDRAAFDLLVVKYQSRVASIISRYVYDSQEVMDLTQEAFIKAYRAIDRFRGDSAFYTWLYRIAVNTAKNYLESRSRRPQGSADSAEAENFDDGRRLRDIASPERLLQRDQLQKELSNAIASLPEELRSAFLLREYDGLSYEDIARILECPIGTVRSRIFRARDAVDRHLGPLLNHSVT, encoded by the coding sequence ATGAATCATCAGAAACTCGTATTGGCCGGAAAGCTGGCCGCGAAAACAGAGAGTACCGGCATAGCGTCCATGGCACCCGATAACGATCAGAAAAAGACTGAGCAGCCAGATAGCCAGACCGACCTGCAACTTGTTCGCAAGGTCCGGAACGGGGATCGCGCAGCGTTTGACCTGTTGGTTGTCAAATATCAGTCAAGAGTAGCCTCCATCATCAGTCGTTACGTTTACGACAGCCAGGAAGTCATGGATCTTACCCAGGAAGCGTTCATTAAGGCTTACCGGGCTATTGATCGTTTTCGTGGTGACAGTGCTTTTTATACTTGGCTCTACCGTATTGCGGTGAACACCGCGAAGAATTATCTCGAGTCGCGCAGTCGCAGGCCTCAGGGCAGCGCTGACTCGGCCGAGGCAGAGAACTTTGACGATGGTCGACGCTTACGCGATATCGCCTCGCCAGAGCGCCTGCTCCAGCGTGATCAGCTGCAAAAAGAGCTCAGTAATGCGATAGCCAGTCTGCCAGAGGAACTGCGGTCGGCATTCCTTTTGCGCGAATATGACGGGCTCAGTTATGAAGACATTGCGCGGATTCTGGAGTGTCCCATCGGGACTGTGCGCTCGCGTATTTTCCGGGCCCGGGATGCCGTTGACAGGCATCTTGGACCTCTGCTTAATCATTCCGTGACGTAA
- a CDS encoding sigma-E factor negative regulatory protein: MDDRLRETLSAMMDDEADELSVRRLLSHEGQDDVRAQWQRWQGIHDLMHRVHSPAEGVDISAAVREALDGRTRSQVQAVTQNREAPRRWQWPAVATVAVALLVGFGAGAGWDAAETSPDALAAAPATEAPGADSASEGSPIQEVALQGLDEKQWEHMSRYLLEHAQHNSVGAGQGSVGYARLVSANGGY; the protein is encoded by the coding sequence ATGGATGATCGTCTCAGAGAAACACTGTCTGCCATGATGGACGATGAAGCCGACGAGCTTTCGGTCCGGCGTCTGTTGTCCCACGAGGGTCAGGATGACGTGCGTGCCCAGTGGCAGCGGTGGCAGGGTATTCACGATCTGATGCACCGAGTCCATTCACCGGCTGAGGGTGTAGATATAAGTGCGGCAGTGCGCGAGGCGCTGGACGGCCGCACAAGATCGCAGGTGCAGGCCGTAACGCAGAATCGTGAGGCGCCGCGCCGCTGGCAATGGCCGGCGGTGGCAACGGTTGCCGTTGCTTTGCTGGTAGGTTTTGGTGCAGGTGCAGGCTGGGATGCCGCAGAGACTTCTCCTGATGCCCTGGCCGCCGCGCCTGCAACGGAAGCGCCCGGTGCTGACTCTGCCAGCGAAGGTTCGCCGATTCAGGAAGTTGCCTTGCAGGGGCTGGATGAGAAACAGTGGGAACACATGAGCCGTTATCTGCTGGAGCATGCTCAGCACAACAGTGTGGGTGCCGGGCAGGGCTCGGTGGGCTATGCTCGTCTTGTCAGCGCAAATGGCGGCTACTGA